From one Vanacampus margaritifer isolate UIUO_Vmar chromosome 12, RoL_Vmar_1.0, whole genome shotgun sequence genomic stretch:
- the inpp5f gene encoding phosphatidylinositide phosphatase SAC2 isoform X3: MELFQAKDDYILQNGDRALWCSRKDGTMTLKPATDLLLAWNPVCLGLVEGIIGKIQLHTDLPLGLVLIRQKALVGHLPGNHKVYKIIKIAVIPLSDEDPQELELELCKKHHFGIDKSEKLVQSPDESKLMKTLSQIKSNVAVPIKKKYSPAFQVKENKEKERLERRLLDELYKIFMDSDSFYYSPTYDLTNTVQRQGDLERSELPLWKQVDDRFFWNKHMIQDLVDLQTTEVDEWVIPIIQGFVQVEELVVNYNETSDEERSSPETPPQEVTCVDDIHPRFTVALISRRSRHRAGMRYKRRGVDTDGHVANYVETEQLIHVHSHTLSFVQTRGSVPVFWSQAGYRYNPRPRLEKEEKETMSYFAAHFEEQLKLYKKEVIVNLVDQSGREKLIGDAYIKQVLLYNNPSLTYVSFDFHEHCRGMKFENVQTLTDAIFDIITDMKWAWVDQAGVICKQEGIFRINCMDCLDRTNVVQAAIARVVMEQQLKKLGVMPPEQPLPLKCYKIYQIMWANNGDTISRQYAGTAALKGDFTRTGERKLAGVMKDGVNSANRYYLNRFRDAYRQAVIDLMMGLPVTEDLYSIFSKEKEHEEKEQESQRGVQEQVSLLLQTYMQLLLPDDERFHGGWALINCDMSLIDATNKDVDVLLLLSDKAYYIAYYDEEADKVNQYQRLNLEGLEKIEIGPEPTLFGKPKFCCMRLHYRSEETSGYFHTLRAATRNPEDDGKDTLQCIAEMLRITKQARGPDLLVLEKKLERRQSRPHEDIMGIQNKTGEQAQGSSGLAQGKSFLLNKFSSLNQKVKQTKTSVNISTFKPLGKLGNFSKPEVKVNFLKPTMHVNLWKSDSSLDTSDGNPGVGTSKDISDANFDMSDDSDSYNSDPEHPCSGSFENVDYVLPSCGIVASNPRLGSRSQSIGSVELNIPSVIRVSGCEDQQESASQVNQDKSPGSASVAEEAILIDFGTPFDAYCHQFVQDAQTKPVEVFGERAPAHPLNPTVPALNQNPADPKQPSTTHQQEESNLPRPSQLDVQMTTSASNLLSVQKPSSAVSGGSQRSLGSQLEGSLGPSPADSNGSRVVSPFAKIKSSMVQVASLTQAGLTQGISFAVAKVQKSPEPDTVNEAQESELKAMFTQCQTRIIQI; the protein is encoded by the exons ATGGAGCTGTTCCAAGCCAAAGACGATTACATTCTTCAGAACGGGGACCGCGCTCTTTGGTGTAGCCGAAAAGACGGTACCATGACACTCAAACCTG CAACAGACCTACTGCTTGCTTGGAATCCAGTATGTTTGGGCCTGGTGGAAGGAATCATCGGAAAGATACAGCTTCACACAG ATCTTCCTCTCGGCCTTGTATTAATCCGCCAGAAAGCGCTTGTTGGCCATTTGCCAGGCAACCACAAAGTCTACAAGATCATCAAGATAGCTGTCATCCCTCTGTCTGATGAAGATCCACAGGAGCTGGAGTTGGAG CTCTGCAAAAAGCACCATTTTGGAATTGACAAATCAGAGAAACTGGTTCAGTCTCCTGATGAGTCCAAGTTAATGAAAACCTTAAGCCAAATAAAATCCAATGTGGCTGTGCCCATTAAGAAAAAG TATTCACCTGCCTTCCAGGTTAAGGAAAACAAAGAGAAGGAACGTCTCGAGAGGCGGCTACTTGATGAGCTGTACAAAATATTCATGGATTCTGACTCCTTCTACTACAGCCCCACCTATGACCTGACAAACACTGTGCAACGCCAAGGAGACTTGGAGAGGTCCGAATTACCGCTTTGGAAACAG gtGGATGACCGGTTCTTCTGGAACAAACACATGATTCAAGATCTTGTAGACCTACAG ACCACTGAGGTGGACGAATGGGTGATACCAATCATCCAGGGCTTTGTTCAAGTCGAGGAACTTGTCGTGAATTATAACGAGACGTCTGATGAGGAACGGAGCAGTCCTGAAACTCCACCGCAGGAGGTGACCTGTGTTGACGACATCCATCCCCGCTTCACCGTCGCGCTCATATCCAGACGTAGCCGCCATCGAGCAG GGATGCGGTACAAACGCAGGGGAGTCGATACAGACGGCCACGTGGCTAACTATGTGGAGACGGAGCAGTTGATCCACGTGCACAGCCACACTCTGTCCTTTGTGCAGACTCGTGGCTCCGTGCCTGTCTTCTGGAGCCAGGCAGGATACCGCTACAATCCCCGGCCACGCTTGGAGAAAG AAGAGAAGGAGACCATGTCGTACTTTGCTGCCCACTTTGAAGAGCAACTTAAACTGTACAAGAAAGAG GTCATAGTTAACTTAGTTGACCAGAGTGGACGAGAGAAGTTGATAGGAGACGCATATATAAAGCAAGTGCTTCTTTACAACAACCCAAGCCTCACCTATGTGTCATTTGACTTCCACGAGCACTG TCGAGGGAtgaaatttgaaaatgtgcaaacaCTGACGGATGCTATCTTTGACATCATCACTGACATGAAATGGGCTTG GGTGGACCAAGCTGGAGTCATCTGCAAGCAAGAGGGAATCTTCCGAATTAATTGCATGGATTGTCTGGACAGGACCAACGTCGTCCAAGCTGCTATTGCTCGGGTTGTTATGGAACAGCAG CTGAAGAAGTTGGGTGTGATGCCTCCAGAGCAGCCCCTCCCTCTCAAATGTTACAAGATCTATCAGATCATGTGGGCCAACAACGGTGACACCATCAGCAGACAGTATGCTGGCACAGCAGCACTTAAG GGAGATTTTACGAGGACGGGCGAGAGGAAACTGGCTGGTGTGATGAAAGACGGCGTTAACTCAGCCAACCGATATTATCTGAACCGATTTAGAGATGCTTACAGACAAGCAGTAATCG ACCTCATGATGGGTCTTCCAGTGACTGAAGACCTCTACTCAATTTTCAGTAAGGAGAAGGAGCATGAAGAAAAAGAGCAGGAAAGCCAAAGAGGAGTCCAGGAACAAGTCAGCCTGTTATTGCAGACATACATGCAGCTTCTCCTGCCTGACGATGAGAGGTTTCATGGTGGTTGGGCTCTCATTAACTGTGACATGAG ccttatCGATGCCACTAATAAAGATGTGGATGTGCTTCTGCTTCTGTCTGACAAAGCCTACTACATTGCTTA CTATGACGAAGAAGCGGATAAAGTCAACCAGTACCAGCGCCTCAATTTAGAGGGTTTGGAAAAGATTGAGATTG GTCCAGAGCCGACACTGTTTGGCAAACCAAAGTTCTGCTGTATGCGCCTGCATTACAGAAGTGAAGAGACAAGTGGATACTTTCACACACTGCGAGCGGCCACCCGGAATCCCGAGGATGATGGAAAAG ATACACTACAATGCATTGCTGAGATGCTTCGCATTACAAAACAGGCCAGGGGGCCGGACCTACTGGTGCTTGAAAAGAAGCTGGAGAG GCGTCAGAGCAGACCTCATGAAGACATAATGGGGATCCAAAACAAAACTGGTGAGCAAGCGCAAGGCAGCTCTGGGCTGGCTCAAGGCAAAAGTTTCCTCCTCAATAAGTTCTCCTCTTTGAATCAGAAAGTAAAACAGACCAAAACAAGCGTGAACATCAGCACCTTCAAGCCTCTCGGCAAGCTGGGAAATTTCTCTAAACCGGAAGTCAAGGTCAATTTCCTGAAGCCAACTATGCATGTTAACCTGTGGAAGTCAGACAGCAGTTTGGACACATCGGATGGCAATCCCGGCGTAGGAACTTCAAAAGATATCAGCGACGCAAATTTTGATATGTCGGATGATTCCGACTCGTATAATTCCGATCCGGAGCACCCGTGCTCGGGCTCCTTTGAGAACGTGGACTATGTGCTGCCCAGCTGCGGCATCGTAGCATCTAACCCGAGACTGGGCAGTCGCTCCCAGTCCATCGGTAGCGTGGAGCTAAATATTCCCTCCGTTATCCGGGTGAGTGGCTGTGAAGACCAGCAGGAGAGCGCTTCTCAGGTCAACCAAGACAAGTCCCCCGGGTCCGCCTCGGTGGCCGAAGAAGCCATTCTGATTGACTTCGGCACTCCCTTCGATGCCTACTGCCACCAGTTTGTCCAGGACGCACAGACCAAACCCGTCGAGGTGTTCGGAGAACGGGCGCCCGCCCATCCGCTCAATCCCACAGTGCCTGCGCTGAATCAAAACCCAGCCGACCCCAAGCAGCCAAGCACAACGCATCAGCAGGAGGAGTCGAACCTCCCCAGGCCATCCCAACTCGACGTCCAGATGACTACCTCCGCTTCCAACCTTCTCAGCGTCCAGAAGCCCAGCTCTGCCGTGTCGGGCGGCTCTCAGAGGAGTCTGGGCTCACAGCTGGAGGGCAGCCTCGGCCCCTCGCCCGCTGACAGCAACGGCAGCCGGGTCGTATCCCCCTTTGCCAAGATCAAAAGCTCCATGGTCCAGGTGGCCAGTCTCACCCAGGCGGGGCTCACTCAGGGCATCAGCTTTGCCGTGGCGAAGGTGCAAAAGAGCCCAGAGCCAGATACAGTCAATGAGGCCCAAGAGAGTGAGTTGAAGGCAATGTTTACGCAGTGCCAGACCAGGATCATTCAGATCTAG
- the inpp5f gene encoding phosphatidylinositide phosphatase SAC2 isoform X5 produces the protein MWLCPLRKSPTYDLTNTVQRQGDLERSELPLWKQVDDRFFWNKHMIQDLVDLQTTEVDEWVIPIIQGFVQVEELVVNYNETSDEERSSPETPPQEVTCVDDIHPRFTVALISRRSRHRAGMRYKRRGVDTDGHVANYVETEQLIHVHSHTLSFVQTRGSVPVFWSQAGYRYNPRPRLEKEEKETMSYFAAHFEEQLKLYKKEVIVNLVDQSGREKLIGDAYIKQVLLYNNPSLTYVSFDFHEHCRGMKFENVQTLTDAIFDIITDMKWAWVDQAGVICKQEGIFRINCMDCLDRTNVVQAAIARVVMEQQLKKLGVMPPEQPLPLKCYKIYQIMWANNGDTISRQYAGTAALKGDFTRTGERKLAGVMKDGVNSANRYYLNRFRDAYRQAVIDLMMGLPVTEDLYSIFSKEKEHEEKEQESQRGVQEQVSLLLQTYMQLLLPDDERFHGGWALINCDMSLIDATNKDVDVLLLLSDKAYYIAYYDEEADKVNQYQRLNLEGLEKIEIGPEPTLFGKPKFCCMRLHYRSEETSGYFHTLRAATRNPEDDGKDTLQCIAEMLRITKQARGPDLLVLEKKLERRQSRPHEDIMGIQNKTGEQAQGSSGLAQGKSFLLNKFSSLNQKVKQTKTSVNISTFKPLGKLGNFSKPEVKVNFLKPTMHVNLWKSDSSLDTSDGNPGVGTSKDISDANFDMSDDSDSYNSDPEHPCSGSFENVDYVLPSCGIVASNPRLGSRSQSIGSVELNIPSVIRVSGCEDQQESASQVNQDKSPGSASVAEEAILIDFGTPFDAYCHQFVQDAQTKPVEVFGERAPAHPLNPTVPALNQNPADPKQPSTTHQQEESNLPRPSQLDVQMTTSASNLLSVQKPSSAVSGGSQRSLGSQLEGSLGPSPADSNGSRVVSPFAKIKSSMVQVASLTQAGLTQGISFAVAKVQKSPEPDTVNEAQESELKAMFTQCQTRIIQI, from the exons ATGTGGCTGTGCCCATTAAGAAAAAG CCCCACCTATGACCTGACAAACACTGTGCAACGCCAAGGAGACTTGGAGAGGTCCGAATTACCGCTTTGGAAACAG gtGGATGACCGGTTCTTCTGGAACAAACACATGATTCAAGATCTTGTAGACCTACAG ACCACTGAGGTGGACGAATGGGTGATACCAATCATCCAGGGCTTTGTTCAAGTCGAGGAACTTGTCGTGAATTATAACGAGACGTCTGATGAGGAACGGAGCAGTCCTGAAACTCCACCGCAGGAGGTGACCTGTGTTGACGACATCCATCCCCGCTTCACCGTCGCGCTCATATCCAGACGTAGCCGCCATCGAGCAG GGATGCGGTACAAACGCAGGGGAGTCGATACAGACGGCCACGTGGCTAACTATGTGGAGACGGAGCAGTTGATCCACGTGCACAGCCACACTCTGTCCTTTGTGCAGACTCGTGGCTCCGTGCCTGTCTTCTGGAGCCAGGCAGGATACCGCTACAATCCCCGGCCACGCTTGGAGAAAG AAGAGAAGGAGACCATGTCGTACTTTGCTGCCCACTTTGAAGAGCAACTTAAACTGTACAAGAAAGAG GTCATAGTTAACTTAGTTGACCAGAGTGGACGAGAGAAGTTGATAGGAGACGCATATATAAAGCAAGTGCTTCTTTACAACAACCCAAGCCTCACCTATGTGTCATTTGACTTCCACGAGCACTG TCGAGGGAtgaaatttgaaaatgtgcaaacaCTGACGGATGCTATCTTTGACATCATCACTGACATGAAATGGGCTTG GGTGGACCAAGCTGGAGTCATCTGCAAGCAAGAGGGAATCTTCCGAATTAATTGCATGGATTGTCTGGACAGGACCAACGTCGTCCAAGCTGCTATTGCTCGGGTTGTTATGGAACAGCAG CTGAAGAAGTTGGGTGTGATGCCTCCAGAGCAGCCCCTCCCTCTCAAATGTTACAAGATCTATCAGATCATGTGGGCCAACAACGGTGACACCATCAGCAGACAGTATGCTGGCACAGCAGCACTTAAG GGAGATTTTACGAGGACGGGCGAGAGGAAACTGGCTGGTGTGATGAAAGACGGCGTTAACTCAGCCAACCGATATTATCTGAACCGATTTAGAGATGCTTACAGACAAGCAGTAATCG ACCTCATGATGGGTCTTCCAGTGACTGAAGACCTCTACTCAATTTTCAGTAAGGAGAAGGAGCATGAAGAAAAAGAGCAGGAAAGCCAAAGAGGAGTCCAGGAACAAGTCAGCCTGTTATTGCAGACATACATGCAGCTTCTCCTGCCTGACGATGAGAGGTTTCATGGTGGTTGGGCTCTCATTAACTGTGACATGAG ccttatCGATGCCACTAATAAAGATGTGGATGTGCTTCTGCTTCTGTCTGACAAAGCCTACTACATTGCTTA CTATGACGAAGAAGCGGATAAAGTCAACCAGTACCAGCGCCTCAATTTAGAGGGTTTGGAAAAGATTGAGATTG GTCCAGAGCCGACACTGTTTGGCAAACCAAAGTTCTGCTGTATGCGCCTGCATTACAGAAGTGAAGAGACAAGTGGATACTTTCACACACTGCGAGCGGCCACCCGGAATCCCGAGGATGATGGAAAAG ATACACTACAATGCATTGCTGAGATGCTTCGCATTACAAAACAGGCCAGGGGGCCGGACCTACTGGTGCTTGAAAAGAAGCTGGAGAG GCGTCAGAGCAGACCTCATGAAGACATAATGGGGATCCAAAACAAAACTGGTGAGCAAGCGCAAGGCAGCTCTGGGCTGGCTCAAGGCAAAAGTTTCCTCCTCAATAAGTTCTCCTCTTTGAATCAGAAAGTAAAACAGACCAAAACAAGCGTGAACATCAGCACCTTCAAGCCTCTCGGCAAGCTGGGAAATTTCTCTAAACCGGAAGTCAAGGTCAATTTCCTGAAGCCAACTATGCATGTTAACCTGTGGAAGTCAGACAGCAGTTTGGACACATCGGATGGCAATCCCGGCGTAGGAACTTCAAAAGATATCAGCGACGCAAATTTTGATATGTCGGATGATTCCGACTCGTATAATTCCGATCCGGAGCACCCGTGCTCGGGCTCCTTTGAGAACGTGGACTATGTGCTGCCCAGCTGCGGCATCGTAGCATCTAACCCGAGACTGGGCAGTCGCTCCCAGTCCATCGGTAGCGTGGAGCTAAATATTCCCTCCGTTATCCGGGTGAGTGGCTGTGAAGACCAGCAGGAGAGCGCTTCTCAGGTCAACCAAGACAAGTCCCCCGGGTCCGCCTCGGTGGCCGAAGAAGCCATTCTGATTGACTTCGGCACTCCCTTCGATGCCTACTGCCACCAGTTTGTCCAGGACGCACAGACCAAACCCGTCGAGGTGTTCGGAGAACGGGCGCCCGCCCATCCGCTCAATCCCACAGTGCCTGCGCTGAATCAAAACCCAGCCGACCCCAAGCAGCCAAGCACAACGCATCAGCAGGAGGAGTCGAACCTCCCCAGGCCATCCCAACTCGACGTCCAGATGACTACCTCCGCTTCCAACCTTCTCAGCGTCCAGAAGCCCAGCTCTGCCGTGTCGGGCGGCTCTCAGAGGAGTCTGGGCTCACAGCTGGAGGGCAGCCTCGGCCCCTCGCCCGCTGACAGCAACGGCAGCCGGGTCGTATCCCCCTTTGCCAAGATCAAAAGCTCCATGGTCCAGGTGGCCAGTCTCACCCAGGCGGGGCTCACTCAGGGCATCAGCTTTGCCGTGGCGAAGGTGCAAAAGAGCCCAGAGCCAGATACAGTCAATGAGGCCCAAGAGAGTGAGTTGAAGGCAATGTTTACGCAGTGCCAGACCAGGATCATTCAGATCTAG